In Leuconostoc kimchii IMSNU 11154, one genomic interval encodes:
- a CDS encoding ABC transporter ATP-binding protein encodes MTEPVFSLKDIIVTVGDNIQILKSLNLDIYEGDFITVLGTNGAGKSTLFNTIAGNLSIDSGQLLHHGHSIAHDSAVTRTNYIARVFQDPKMGTAPRMTVAENLLLAEKRGQKRTLRNRGLTKEKLNEYAKITQVMGNNLDTRLNTATGNLSGGQRQALSFLMATRVKPELLLLDEHTAALDPKTSEQLMLATNEQVTKNQLTALMITHNLADALKYGNRLIILNAGDIVLDVRGQNKSDLNEADILKYFIA; translated from the coding sequence ATGACTGAACCTGTTTTCTCACTTAAAGATATTATTGTCACTGTCGGTGACAACATCCAAATCTTAAAATCACTCAATCTTGATATCTATGAGGGTGACTTTATTACCGTTCTTGGTACCAATGGCGCTGGTAAATCGACTTTATTCAACACCATTGCTGGTAATTTATCGATTGACTCTGGACAATTGCTACACCATGGTCATAGTATTGCGCATGACTCTGCTGTAACGCGTACCAATTATATCGCACGTGTATTTCAAGATCCAAAAATGGGCACTGCACCGCGCATGACTGTTGCCGAAAACTTACTACTTGCTGAAAAACGTGGTCAAAAACGGACATTGCGTAATCGTGGTTTGACTAAAGAAAAGTTAAATGAATATGCCAAAATCACACAAGTGATGGGCAATAATTTAGACACACGTTTGAATACAGCAACTGGTAATTTATCAGGTGGTCAACGTCAAGCGCTTAGTTTCCTTATGGCAACTCGTGTGAAGCCTGAATTATTACTCTTAGATGAACACACAGCAGCACTGGATCCCAAAACTTCTGAACAATTGATGCTAGCAACGAACGAGCAAGTAACTAAAAATCAATTAACAGCCCTCATGATTACCCATAATTTAGCCGACGCATTGAAATATGGTAACCGACTCATTATTCTCAATGCTGGTGATATTGTGCTTGATGTGCGTGGTCAGAATAAATCAGACTTGAATGAAGCAGACATTCTCAAATATTTTATTGCTTAA
- a CDS encoding ABC transporter permease, which yields MSIIVSSIGQGLLWAVLGVALFLTFRILNFPDMTVEGSFPLGAATAVAMISHGIDPYLATLAAFVVGAIAGLVTGLLYTKGKIPILLAGILVMTAALSINLRIMGSANISLLNQKSIFSSPLLQHLPKNFDSVFVGFIIITIITLVLIFFLQTELGQSFIATGDNANMAQSIGIKTDRMTIMGLMLSNGLIAFGGAVIAQNNGYADINMGIGIIVIALASIIIGEVAFGDLSLNGRLVAVIVGSILYRLVLLAVLSLGFSTNDLNLISAIVLAVAMMLPQLRKALKLDTVIKKGVATHD from the coding sequence ATGAGTATTATTGTATCTAGTATCGGACAAGGCCTCCTATGGGCTGTACTTGGAGTTGCCCTATTTCTCACATTTAGAATTTTAAATTTCCCTGATATGACTGTTGAAGGTTCTTTTCCCTTAGGTGCGGCCACCGCAGTTGCTATGATTTCTCATGGCATCGATCCCTATTTAGCAACACTCGCAGCTTTTGTTGTCGGGGCAATTGCTGGTCTAGTAACTGGGTTACTCTACACGAAAGGCAAGATTCCAATCCTATTGGCTGGTATACTCGTCATGACTGCTGCGCTGTCTATTAATCTCAGGATTATGGGGTCAGCCAACATCTCATTACTTAATCAGAAATCAATTTTTTCATCCCCATTACTACAGCATTTACCCAAAAACTTTGATTCTGTCTTTGTTGGCTTTATCATCATCACAATCATCACATTGGTACTCATATTTTTCTTACAAACAGAACTCGGTCAATCGTTCATTGCTACTGGTGATAATGCGAACATGGCACAATCCATTGGGATAAAAACAGATCGTATGACAATCATGGGTTTGATGCTATCTAACGGCTTAATTGCATTTGGTGGCGCAGTCATTGCCCAAAATAATGGTTACGCCGACATCAACATGGGTATTGGTATTATTGTCATTGCGTTGGCATCAATTATTATTGGCGAAGTCGCTTTCGGTGACTTATCACTTAATGGTCGTCTGGTTGCTGTTATTGTTGGTTCAATTCTATACCGTCTTGTGTTGTTAGCCGTACTCAGTCTTGGTTTTTCAACAAACGATTTGAATTTGATTTCAGCAATTGTGCTGGCTGTCGCTATGATGCTTCCACAATTACGCAAGGCACTAAAGCTCGATACAGTAATCAAGAAAGGTGTGGCTACACATGACTGA